The Malus domestica chromosome 17, GDT2T_hap1 genome contains the following window.
ATGAATAACCCACATGTTGACTTGTAAAAGACATGTCGGAAttttagaggaaaaaaaaaatcatagttCCAATAGATTTTTCTGAAATTGTTTGATTTATATGAACATGAAATTTGATGCATTCGTTCCATGATAcccaaaaaatattaattatagGACGTTGCAGCTGCCTTTGTGTCATTCAAGTCCCGGCTTGCTGCTGCAGTAGCTTTTCACATTCAGCAAGGAGAAAATCCCATAGAATGGGTTACCGAGAGGGCTCCGGAGCCCCAGGATGTTCACTGGCCCTTCTTTTCTGCATCTTTTATGAAAAGATGGATCTCCAagctggtggtggtggttgcatATACTGCTCTTACAGTTCTATTCCTCATTCCAGTTGTAGTAGTGCAAGGCCTTACCAATCTTAATCAGTTGGAAACCTGGTTCCCGTTTCTGACAAGCATACTGGACCTGTAAGTAGAAATTTATCAGCTTTACTAATTGATTCTTTTATTTACAATGTCTGCTGAATCGTACGATTTCTTGACTTGCAGAACAGTTGTCAGTGCAGTCATAACAGGATATCTTCCAAGTCTTATTCTTCAAATGTTCATGTCGTTTGTGCCACCCGTCATGATAATGTTGTCTTCCTTGGAAGGATACATCTCTTTCAGTCAGATACAAAAAAGTGCATGCAGCAAGATGTTGGGGTTCACAATATGGAATCTTTTCTTGGCAAATACACTATCAGGAACACTTCTCTATGGGTTCGAAATCTTTCTTGAGCCCAAAAAGATTCCGGGGATACTTGCTGATGCTGTTCCAGCACAGGTAAAAATACATACGTCATGTTTGCATGTATCATTCTCTCGCTAGAATAATCATATTAATTTTTAGTTGCTTTTTGCAACTTCATTACGTTGTGCAACTGTTTAAAGTACGAAGTTAAGACCAGAAATTTGAACTTGGCTTCCTGATCCGTAACTTTTGAAAAACTTATCCTCGATCATCGTTATCAATCAAAGACCAGTGGTACTTCTATGATCGTATATTTGTCTGGTGAACTTGAGAATCAGTTGAAGTGctatattttttacttttgaaaCCAATTGTTTGCATCACGAATTCATGATGAAGGGTATTATATAGATTCGTTATCTTGGATGTAGGCATCATTCTTCATTGCATATGTTGTGACATCTGGATGGACCAGTCTTCTATCTTCAGAACTCTTCCGCTTGACTCGCCTGATTTTGAGCATCATAAAAAGACCATTTTCAGGAAAAGATGATGAATTTGAAGCTCCTCCATTTCCATACCACAGTGCAATTCCTAAAGTTCTCTTTTTTGGACTCCTCGGATTAACATACTTCTTCCTCGCTCCACTAATTCTCCCGTTCCTCGTGGTTTACTGTTGTCTGGGATACATAATCTTCCGTAACCAGGTTAGTTCGATGCTCTCTCAttgtttaaaaattaatttctaaCTATAATAAACCAACTATAATTTAATTTAGAGAGAAGATGGACATGGGTGGGAAGTTGGTATTAAGGACACAATACAACTTCATGTTTTGAAAACTCCCAATGCAACTTATTGGGTCCTTCTTAGTAACTATTAGCGTTTCAAATGGATCAGACTGAAACTCCAAAATGTAGGTTGTGTCATGACTAAATATTGGTGCAAGGGTAATgagaaataaatgaaaaaattggTGCAACCCCAAACTCCTCTTGCACTGTCAAACCTCAGACAAGGAAAGCTTTCTGCAAGGTCAATTTTTCGCTTTGTTGTTATGTCTTGAATTTTTGGCAATTCGTTTTAGTGATCTTAGAAGCTCATATAGGATCCTATCCAGTTGAGTTACTAACTTGTACTCAAAAAGTAGGCTGACACTTCAACATTACTTCATATTTTGTACAATCTAAGTATATATTTGGTCATTGATCGAAGTtttattgtaaattttgttgTATTTAACAAGTTTTGGTTCTTTATATTCTGATGTTATATATTGACAATTTTGAACAGTTTCTGAATGTGTATGAACCCAAGTACGAAACGGGTGGAAGATTTTGGCCAACAGTGCACAATTCAACAATTTTTTCCTTGGTGCTGATGCACATAATTGCAATTGGAATGTTTGGGCTCAAAGAGCTCCCCTTAGCGGCCACTTTGACTATTCCTCTTCCGATTCTCACGCTTCTCTTCAATGAGTACTGCCGCAAACGATTCCTTCCAATATTCCAAGACTATCCAGCTGAGGTATGTCGGTACTAATGCTATCAACTTatctttttatttcatttgcaACGGAGTTATAGTAAGTCAATGTTCCAAATCTGGTTCTACCTTGCATATACCCTATCTCATCAGACAATCGATATCTGACAGTGACATCGAACTGTTTATAATCTTCTTAATTTGGTCCCTTGTATTAAAAACTATAGGAATATAATCTCAGCCGACGATTTGGCATGTATATAAGAACCTCATTACCGCGTTTTGATGCAGTGTTTGATAAAGAAAGATAGAGAAGACGAGAAGGATCCCACAATCTTTGCATTTTATGAAAAGTTAACCACTGCTTATAGGGATCCAGCTCTGATGCCAATGCAGCATCCGCGGAGCACTGATGGACACAGCTCTCCCCTTCTTCAATCTGTCGTCTGAGGTAAGCGGTTTGTCTCGTTACATAAAAATGAACTTACCTGTCTCTACGaaaataaaatacgaagaaCGAAACAGCTTGTGCCGCGAGTACGGGGACACAAGTTTTGGCTAAAAATGTGTGTGGTGAGTCTGTTTTTTCATGTAAAATGTTATGAGTATGATCTTTCAGTTAGGCTTGTGAACCATGTGAATTTTTTGGAGAAGCACCTCTCGTCTAGAAGTGATCCTGGCTTTCCAAAATCACTTCCAAACAAACCCTTGATTTCGAGAAGTACGGTTGTATGGTAAACATTTATTATTATCGTAATGATTGTCGTTGTAATATCAGTAATCTTTCACATCTTTATTGATGTATGCGGTTTGAATAACGTGTATTTTCATGCAAAAATATTTGTGTTGAATGATATTTCAATTCTTAGATGTGAAATATCGCACGACAGTATGTGATTAGCTTTAGATATTGGTTACAGTTGTGTCCCAACACagaaaatttctttttatactCTCTCAACTAACTTAACTAACTTTTGGCAACCAATTCCCAAAACATGCTGAATCTGATGTTCCATTTGTCAACTCAAAACCCAACTTCTACAACATTCTTGAAGATTGGAACAGTTCCATTTTTTCCAGATTATTAACGTAAAAGACTTGACATTTGTCAACCTTACCTATAATTTATGTGATTTATGTCacacttttatttttccttcttaATTTTCTGGACTGTGTCCCCTCTGCCAGAAACAGCCTACATTTTAGAAATTGGAGGCTTAAGGATGTTGACATTTGGCTTGTTTTCTGGCCTCCACGTGGAGCAACAACAAAGGGCTATTGACATGTTCCTTGGAAAACATTTTTTGGTCAAAACGTACCCCTATTTTTTAGGTCAAATGTCAAAATGTCCCTTAGAAAACGTTAGGATGATAAAAAGTTTAGGTTTAACTTGACGCAATGTTATTAACTACCCTTTCCATGCTAACTTTAAATAATGTTCtttgtaatttaaattaattagggTGACGAACACATGACACGCAGACATGGCAGCACCACAAACCTTAAGTGCAGTCCAatctatatttttcttcttcataagGGGAAAAAAGGAATGGTGATGTAACTTGTGCAGAAGCAGGGACGGTTGTTACTTTCAATAAAAACTAGAACCGGGTGGACGCTAAACTGATAGGAAAGATGtactaaagaaagaaaacaaaaaggaatagtGTCCGTAAATTGTGCTAAAATAGAGTTGGTTATAATTTCTGATAATAAATAGAATTCAATggactacggtctagtggtattcctctttacttggaagtgagaggtcttaggtttgaatctcgtggatAACGAAtccgataccaaattaggctgctaATTGTGTGGCTTTGCCGAACTCCCCCTCtcattaatgtaaaaatatcaatgtactaaaaaaaaaaaaaaactcaaagggCATTAAACAGACAATAAAAATAAGGTTGTGCTATTTTTTTTACCTCTTAACtatccttattaattttttttgtccattgatcttTATAAATTCATTCGATTCGACAACCAGAAATGAAGGGAGGTGtatgagaagaaaaatgagcgTGTAGATAACACTACTCTAAAAATACATAATgtaacttttaataaaaaataaaactgcatGGACACTAAACAGACAAAAAGAGATGCAATAAGCCAAGATATATATACAATTTATTGTATATATAGTGTGTATCCCTTCAGATTTAATTTTATTGGAAACTTGTAACCAATTTATTGTAAATACTTTCCTAGATTTTAAAGAATCTAGGTAATTACTTTTGAAAAATACTAATGAAACTCTTTAAAAAATTGGACTCTTCATGGGCTCTATACGACCTCATATTTTTTTGCAcagtattttataatattggcaTGAGAATTAACTTTAAACTGTGAAATGATACAttatatgtcattatataagtgagggaagttttatttttaagttgttaataTTTTAAACAAGTATCTGATCATTTATATagtaacacgtgatgtaccgtCTCATGTTTGAACACATTGAAATTCTCTCCATAGAGAGCCTTACTTTCAGAGATTCTTCTTAgcgtttctttttatttttcattttttaatggTTTCATGGTTAACTTCAAAATGTGAACAATCGAAAGATTCGGCAGCCTCGGACTTGTTCATCTCTTCCTTTTTCCATGGCCGCCATACAATCCGTTAGATTTGCT
Protein-coding sequences here:
- the LOC103404470 gene encoding CSC1-like protein HYP1 encodes the protein MLLSALLTSVGINLALCLVFLTLYSVFKKQPSNLGVYSPRLLAAKGASEESNGFNFERLLPTVGWVRTAWQPSEDEFLSLTSLDAVVFMRIFIFSLRVFGFAGIVGVLVLLPINFLGDQLNRDLDISDLPSTSLDSFSISNVNAGSKWLWVHFCAAYIVTGVVCYLLYYEYSYISSKRIAHFYSSKPQPHQFTVVVRSVPVSSGSSCSETVESFFTENYPSTYLSHSVVHRTNKLQGLTSEAGKLYRKLMRLRSETNTQQRLRREGCWGLCGRKVDALDYYGKKLDDLEDNVRMEQTSVAGKDVAAAFVSFKSRLAAAVAFHIQQGENPIEWVTERAPEPQDVHWPFFSASFMKRWISKLVVVVAYTALTVLFLIPVVVVQGLTNLNQLETWFPFLTSILDLTVVSAVITGYLPSLILQMFMSFVPPVMIMLSSLEGYISFSQIQKSACSKMLGFTIWNLFLANTLSGTLLYGFEIFLEPKKIPGILADAVPAQASFFIAYVVTSGWTSLLSSELFRLTRLILSIIKRPFSGKDDEFEAPPFPYHSAIPKVLFFGLLGLTYFFLAPLILPFLVVYCCLGYIIFRNQFLNVYEPKYETGGRFWPTVHNSTIFSLVLMHIIAIGMFGLKELPLAATLTIPLPILTLLFNEYCRKRFLPIFQDYPAECLIKKDREDEKDPTIFAFYEKLTTAYRDPALMPMQHPRSTDGHSSPLLQSVV